Part of the Lolium rigidum isolate FL_2022 chromosome 6, APGP_CSIRO_Lrig_0.1, whole genome shotgun sequence genome, GAGTGGCATCAGCATATTGCACAATTGGAAAGTCAGGACAGGCAGATGAAGGAATTGGTTTGTCTATTAAGCCTTGTGCCATAGCTTTGTTCAAGATGGTCTGAAGAAGATCTGCTGCTAACACAAAAAGAAGGGGGAGAGAAGATCCCCTTGTCTAACCCCTCTTTTACAATAGAATTTCTTTCCAGGAGTTCCATTTAGAAGAATAGCAGAAGTTCCAGAACTAAGAATTAGATGAATCCATTTAATCCATCTTTCCCCAAACCCTCTAGCTTTCAAGATTTCTAGAATTGTGTTATGCTCTATCTtatcaaaagccttttcaaaatctaacttGAGAATGACAATCTCCTCTTTTGATTTATGACACTGGAAGATATATTCAAAAGCCCATCCCAGGCAGTCTTGAATAGATCTTTTCTTAAGAAAACCATATTGATTCTTGTGCACTAGCTGAAGAATGATCTTTTGCAATCTGTTTGCTAAAAGCTTGGTGATGATTTTAAGCACTGTATTTAGCAAGGAAATAGGTCTGAAATCTCCTGGAAGCAAAGGAGTGTCAATCTTTGGTATTAAAGTAATGTATGAGGAGTTGATACTCTCCAAGTTTAAATCACCCTCATGGAAAGCTCTTATCATGTCTTTCACATCTGGACCAATAATTGACCAACAATTCTTGAAAATTCATTATTGAATCCATCAGGTCCTGGAGATTTGTCATTGGGCAGGTCCTTAATAATATCATCAATTTCCTTATCAGAAAAAGGTACTTCCAAATGTGCAAAAGTGTCTGTATTCACATTGATACCAAAAAGCTCTTGCAAATCAAACTGCATAGAGGGATTATCAGTCATACCCATCCTCTCCTTGAATGCCTTCCACAGAATATCTGCTTTTCCATCATGATCAGAGATTTCAGCCAAACTGTCATTCACTAGCATTGAAATATAGTTGTGTCTATAGTTTATTGTTGCTTTTGTATGAAAAAATCTGGTATTTGCATCTCCTAGCTTGACCCATTTTATTTTCCCCCTTTGCTTCCAGTAAGCCTTCTGATTTTGTAACAAAGTTATCACATGATTTTTAAGAATATCTCTCAAATTCCATTCTTCAAGGGAAAGAGTTCTTAATTCCTCAATATTATCCAGAAAAGTAATAACTAGATTAACTTTGTCAATGAGCATTCTTAAGCAAGGTAAATTTTTTGCCCAgagcttaatacttctccttagaTTTTTCAGCTTAGCAGTGATTTTCTTGGCTGGATCAGAATGACCAACTGGAATGTTCCAACTTGCTTGTACTATGCTTTTGAAGTCACTATGTTGTAACCAATAATTCTCAAATCTGAAAGTCTTTGCCTTTGGTATTTTTGTTCCAATAGTAATGACACAGGGAACATGGTCTGAAGTTGGCTTAACAAGAGGGAAAACCAGAGTTGAAGGATAGCTAACagtccaagaggaggaagaaaagaacCAGTCTAATCTTTCAAGGAGAGGTGTTTGTTGCATATTGCTCCAGGTGTACTTTCTACCTTTTAGTGGTAATTCTACCAATCCAAGGTTACTGATTGCCTCATTGAATAAAAGCATTCCATTTAAGTCCCCTCCTGGCTTGTTTCTGTCTGAAGGTTTTCTGATGAAACTGAAATCCCCCATAATCAACCAATCCATGTCAACAGGCATATCTATATTGGAGAACCATTCAATAAAATCTGCCTTTCTATCAGCCTGACTTGGGCCATAGATATTAGTCAAAATCCATGTACTAGCTGAGATATTGCAAGTGAACTGCACAGAGATGGAAAACTCATTCTGAAAAGCAAGTGTGCCAGTGAATAAAGAGCTGCACCAAATAATGATAATTCCTCCAGAAGCACCCACTGATGGCAGAAACTCAAATTTATTAAACTTTCTAGGACAGAATTTCTTAATATAGTCCAAATCAAAGGAttccctttttgtttcttgtagaCAGATAATATTACAGTTGGATTCTTCAATTTTACTAGCTAGAGCAACCCATTTCTTTTCAGAATTGATACCTCTCAGATTCCAATTCAAAATTTTCCATGATTTGTTGTGCTCCATAAGAAACTATGATGGTTTTTTGTACAATCACTTGAGTATATATGAAGTGCTATCAAGCTGAAGAAGAAGCCAGACAGAATAGAAAGAAACCAGTGCAATTTCAAGCCAGCACAAGTAACATAGATCATTACATAGGACATATGCCAGTAAAACATCCACAAAAGCAAACTTGACAagtttttgttatcaccagaatttgaccgagtcagaggtgggccgtgatcaagatgggcttaaatattatatgtagaagaaatacgagaatcggccttttataccaagttgggcgtaattgcccgtgtatctgtaacatattagatcgcatcttagtttagaagttagagttttacccgtgcacggttaggtgcacgcctaaattagaaagtcccttggactataaatatgtatctagggtttatggaataaacaacaaccaacgttcaacacaaacaaatctcggcgcatcgccaactccttcgtctcgagggtttctccggtaagcaccatgctgcctagatcgcatcttgcgatctaggcaagacaagcctgcccacgttgttcatgcgttgctcgtgtcgaagcctttttgatggcgagcaacgtagttatcttagatgtgttagggttagcattgttcttcgaattacatgcttttgttatgcaacccttgcacatctagccgcccttacacctatctcaggtgtaggggcggcaccccgcttgatcatagtttagtagatctgatccgttacggttgctccttgttcatcaaggattagtttaacatccgcaatagtgacGGTGCTTCCTgcatcgttctacctcttggggcatcatttttggagcagcggctagatggaggtggatctttggtggagtggtgttcatctaccacacgTTGACGTTGATGATTctcggcggcgtggagctgcagggtatcgaagacgggcgcgGATCACAGGacacgtgcaggatggtggagctgtctggcgtcatggtgacatcgatggcaggtctggcaaggtcaatgcggtgatccctcttgaagatgagtgggaggaagacggcggtagcgatttctgtggcgtgtgtgttggcgtgcgctgagagtctgctcgcctggatgtgcttctcacctgctattgggcggcttgggaaggcatttggttgtttggatgatgtgagtttgtgtattgtcacccccttcatccctctgtagattTAGcatggtggcttcgagtttgatcttttatattgctcttgtaagatgttgcaaataatctaataaaaaaaaaggCGTgggcatcccttggatgcagaagctggggtgatTTTTCCCCCATTTTAGAAAAAAACAATGAATTAGGTGTCAATTCCTTCCCAATAAGGTGACATGTTAGTtcaaattagttttctttctAAGAAAATTATAGTGAAAAAGTTTCATCAACAGCTCGTACTAACTACAAATTCAACCAGCAGCCAACCCAAAATGTTGTACATAAGAAATGAAATAACATTCGTATTCTTGTGCATTACTCACCTGGAAAAATAGTATGTGTGTAGCACCACCAGAGGTGGTCGAGATGGGGTGGGGGCGGGTACAAACCTAGGATCACAACATCTTCAGTCAATGCAGTGTTGAACCAATTTTTTTGGCAAAACATGAAATAATTTCCTAGTAATTGTGTACTTGCCCGCCAATTCTGTTTTTTATCAAATTCAAATATAAAAACCGATCCGGTTTAATACCTGCAAGACTGCCTACCTTGACCGCTTGCTGGTGGGGCAAGCAGCAGCAGCTCGGAGGCAAGGCTTTCCTCCAGCTCCTGAAATCTGCCTACCTTGCCTACCTTGTCTAGAAAGGACAACCTTGCAAAACTTAATTAGCAAGGAAGTAAGAAATGTGTCTTCTGTCATCACGATAAaactattaaacacttattcattcaatgcaaatttgcaagatctatatggtcagccatctagataggttctaccttatatccaccacGGAGCGTTGCGAATTTACTCGGCAATTGGCTTAATGGTGTTGATCCTAGGTTCAAGCgacttattagggtgggagcgattgTCATCATATGGTCGCTAtgatagaaatgacaaggtttttaataataaaaaatcttctcttatgcaggtcatctaccggtatACAGCTACGTTCCGTTTGTGGTCACAACTACAGCGTGTGGAGCATcgcgacctatttatggaggtgtctacacggttggaggacacggcgagggatattttttccaACATGGATGGTAGGGTGATTTGCGGATCGACCTTCCTTCGTCTTagactcatttttgttttgtaaTAGCTGAGAcatattgttttcctttttagtgCTATCTTGTGGATTGTTGCGGCTGAgtgcatcctagctatgcagaggtcgggtgCATTACTTTAtcttgagtaataaagcgccctttatcgaaaaaaacaaaGGAAAGCTCACACTTATGTACAAAAGTTGTTAAATGGAGGTCGACTAATTTCTATGTTTATTTCGAACTGTCAGatcaattttcttttttttgcttttctttattttctgttcAAGACAGATGCTCTCTTTTGTCTGTTAATTCATAAGAGAAACACCGTTCACATTTTATTTTCGCaaagaagaaaaaggcaaattgAGTTtttttgagcacacaaaaaagatTAGACAATTTTTTAGGGAAAAGATAAAACAATTAAATATGCTTGATACTGAATCTTGGCTCAGCTAGCCAACTGGATATGGACAATTAGCCCAACGTCCCGCAGTTACAACTCCATGCCCTTccctaaaaaaaatgaaaaatacaaCTCCGTGCTCTGGATAGGGTCAAGGGAGATAAGAGACATATCCGCCATACACGACGACggaaatgtgtgtgtgtgtgtgtgtgtgtatgatTCTTGAGTGGCTTTTTATTCAAAGGGTTCTAAATGTACATGAATAGAAAAAAAACTGATTATGTGAACTCATTGCCAAACTCGATTGAATTATACTTTCTCTGGCCCAAATTAATCGATGGATCTCGAGACTAGATTTATACTAGATATATTGTGGAACCGATGTAGAGTACTTCTTTGGATCAAATTATTTGAGGTAACTCCTGAGTAGACTTGTATTTGATGGGATATAGTATATGACCGTGTCAATTAATTTTGATTGGAGGAGTACTAGATTTTGATTTGGTTGGTTGCATCAATGAAATAGAAGATATTCTCCCAAGACATTTGATTGGTTGGAATATATTCTGCAAAAACTAGTGCAAACGATTCAACCTATGAATCAAGCAGCCCACCTACAAAAACATTAACCCGTTAAAGTTCTTAGGAAACATTTTACTCAAAGAAGCTCCGATTTTTTCGGAAAAATCCTTTGCATATTTACTGGTCTGGTTCTGGAGTGGATTGGAACTCTCAAAAAATTACAGCTGGTAGCTTTGGAAACAAACTTCTTTACGGGGGGCCATACCATCATCCTTGTTAAATTTGTCTCAATTGGGAGGGCCCTATCTATACTCGAACCAGTTTATTGGCCATATACCACCAAGCTTTGGAAACTTTCCAATGCTTCAATACATGGACATTTCCAACAACCTTCTTCATGGTAGGGTGCCAATGGAGATCTTCAAACTCCCAACGATAATTGCAATTAATTTGTCTTTCAACAACCTCGATGGGCAACTTCCTACCAACATTGGCAATGCCAAACAATTCGTAAATTTGGCGCTTTCATGAAACAATCTATCCGGAACTATTCCAAGTACTCTGGGTGGCTGTGAAAGTTTAGAAGACATCCGGTTAGACTCGAATACTTTCAGTGGAAGCATTCCCATTTCATTGGGGCACATAAACGGCCTCAGAGTTTTGAATTTTTCTACCAATAACTTTAGTGGGTCAATACCAGCATCTCTTGGCAACTTAAAACTTCTTGAGAAACTAGATTTGTCATTCAACCATCTTAGTGGTGAGGTACCAACAAAAGGGATTTTCAAGAATGCTACTATTGTGTGGCATGATGGAAACAAGGGGCTTTGTGGTGGGGCATCGGAGTTACACATACTAGCTTGTTCTATTACGCCTTCAAATTCAACTAGGCACAAGGAACATATCATGATCAAAGTAGTTATCCCAATAGCCAGTATGGTTTCACTTGCTATGGTCATATTTGGCTTATTGCTCTGGAGAGGAAAAAACAAGTTGATGTCACTACATTATCGCTTGGTAACCCAATCTCTTCTTCGGTTGGACTAATGGGAACGATCGGATACGCTGCTCCAGGTAATAGCCATTATTTCTATATCTTCGGTTGCTACATTTCTTTTTTACATTTATGTTAACTAGTGGATGTGGAATTAACTCCTGTTTCTATTCACTATGTAGAATATGCAGGGGGTGGTCAAGTTTCAACTGCCGCGGATGTTTACAGCTTTGGTGTCATCCTCCTCGAAATATTCCTTCGGAGAAGGCCAACTGGTGATATGTTTAAAGATGGATTGACCATTGTGAAGTTtacagaaatcaacttccctggtAGGATAATGGAGATAGTCGACCCTCAGCTGATACAAGAGTTGGAGCTTTGCCAAGAAACTCCAGCAACCATGAAAGGAAAAGGTGTCCACTCTCTGATGTCGATGCTGAACATTGGCCTTTGTTGCACCAAGCCGTCTCCAGGTGAGCGCATCAACATGCAGGAGGTGGCTGCCAAGCTACATGGTATTAGAGATGCATATCTTAGAGGAAACTGATAAATGCTTGTGTTCAATCAGTAGCATTAGCTGCCTGACTAATAAGTGTCCCAaccttttctagatacggatatatatatctacaactaaaacGAGAGACACTTATTTTAGGATGGAGGTAATACTTGTAGAATTGATCGCGCATAGCGCGCATGTAAAAACCTAAAAACCCGGATTTTCCTTGTACTATCTGCAAATAAAATTTTATATCTCAGCGGCTAGAAAGTAAATCTGAAATTTCGCACCGTGTACTATCTTGTATTCTTGTATACATCAATCTCACTGATCTGTATTTTGAACTaagaaaaaacaaagtaaaaaacaCTTGCTCGGGTTAAGCCATGGCAACTACCTCGTTTGTTGGTTCTGCTTTCCCAGGCCAAGGTTGAGCTCCTCGGTTGATTTCAGAACCAAAATGTAATCAGGCTTGCTGGCAAACTTGTAGTTCTTTAGCTCAAATTTCCCCACCCACCCACCTGCCATTGGCTCGAAGAATGGAGGACGGTTGGCGTGGCTGGGCTGAGGGAAGCTGCTATAAGCACATTGAGTCAATCCacaccggcctctgcgccggtgCCACCGAACCGTCGAGACGTCGGTTCAGGGCAGAAGGCGTGGAGACGGGTTCTCAGGGGCGGGAGCAGAGGGGCTAGGGATGTCAGCACAAACCTGAAGATGGTTGTAACTGAATCTGTTAACTCACGACTGCAGCGAAGAACACGGTTTCAAGCCACATCTATTCCAGTCTCTAAATAATCCTCTTGTTGTGTTCATTCTACTGCAACCTGATTGCATGCTTATTTTTTTCCTGCTACAATTAGATTTTTTATCCTGCAAATTCAGTGATGCTAGACGGGTCCCTAGTTCTATATGAGTTGGAGACTTGGTACAAGATTCAGTGGCTGATTAGTTCTAACCCTAAATGCAGTTTGAGAATTGGTACAAGATTCTGTTGCTGGTTAGTTGTGGCCAAGCAATAACTTTTGAAAGATAATTTCCTTGTGAAAACGAAGGGGGCCAAGCAAGTTGTACCACATCATAGATCTAGTGCATTATTGTGGGCCGATTGGCGCCAGCAGAGACTGTCCTCAAAGGCCTCAAACCACACCACAAACCTATACACACACAGATTTTCTTGCTCTCGTCGTGTTTCTTCTGCCCTGAGCGTGACCATCTGGTATGCTTGGCAAAGAGAAGTATCCAATCTCCAAATAGTGTGACCAATCCTCACTGTGTTATTTTTTTACCGCAGCGTGATTTTGCATGATACAAATTATTATGCTACAGTTAGATTCCATTTTTTCTGAACTTTCTAGCACAGCAACTACCTGTGAGCTCTGCATTGAAGAAGCTGGTCCCGAACAACTTGTCGCCGTTGAAGTTTGTCTCCCGTGGTATTGATTATAACAGAAgaataaaaattagaaaaaatcacTAGAGACACTCTGAACATTCAGGGGTTCTGTTTTGTTCTGTTTCCACATGCCAGAAAGTTCAGTCAGAAATTGATACTTAAATACTTAACCACCGGAAGAAACTTGACACTATCATTTCCAAGGgaatgatgttttggcacatgggagcgtatgctccctttattttgaaatacatgttagatatattttgaaatgttaaaaaatttgaaataaaaatttcgcacgtatatCTTCATGTGATACGTGCTCACAAAATCGTTTTATGAAAAATCGATTTATCGtgtggcatgtgtaaaaaagcaaaattcggtgctaaaacaaAGACTTGTAACAAGATAAATTTTCGCCTCGTCGTCATCTTCGACTTCGTTCTTTTCGGCGCCAAATTCTTCGGTCTAGCGCGGCATGGCTTCGGCGTCGTCGACTTCGCAGTGTCGGCCCCTTTGGCGTCGGCCGGGACAACACCGCTGGCTGCCGCAACACCAGTTTACGGGAACACATGTGTTCCCGCGTGCCGCCGCTTGAGGAAGCTCGTCGTCAAGACCATGCTCACGACATCGGCGAGGGTGGCTGGGGTAGAGGGAGCTCCGACAACCGCTGGAGAGGGTGGCGGGGCCTGCGGGCTAGCTCCGACGTGCGGCagggtcgattcgagactcatgccGGCGAGATCGGGCGACTGCGGTGGAGAGGATGGTGAGGGCGCGCAGATTGGCGGCGACGACAGTTGGGAGGAGGTGAAAGTTCCGTCGCGCGCAAACTAGGGGTTTCAGCTGCGTTCGGTTTGCTCGTTCggccctacaaatacaggcagaGTTGGGGTTTCGGTCAGAAAACTTTTTTCAATTCTAACTACTTTACAGTCACTAACCGGCTGATACGGTGGTTACTTTTCGGCTTTGGCCTTTTAACGGGCtggctctactagagatgctctgagGCACGTCACACGAGTTGAGCACAGTGTATCGATGACCGAGTTCCCAAATATATGTATTTCTGAaaattaaaatataaaagaaCCTAATTGAAAATTTTATGTTCAAAGATAAATCTTCTGCTGGTGCCATTGGAGCAGTTCTGCTTCTGCAGCGTGCGACTGGAGAAAAATAGAACGCACTGTGGCAGCCACCAGATATCGAGATCACCTCAGTTCCAGATTCACTACTCGGGCATACTACCACTCTGACAAACATCTTTAAATGTGAAAATCTACTTCCGATACGATTGTTGTGTGCATCCTTGTCAGCAATTGTGGCAGAATGTGAATGGATCACCCAGCAACAAGTTATCTATGGCGCTACTCACCCATTAGCAAGATGGAAATGTTTCACTCaacagagaagaaaaaagaaaagagatgCCGAGAGCGCTAGGATTAGCATGCGCACGGACACGCCGTATTCCCGCAGGGAAGATGTTTTGCCTTGTGCGCGTCGTCATTCTTCGCTTGACTGTGCACCGAAATGAACTCGAGTAGCAAAGTGCTGGATGGAACCAGATGCTTTTCTTGAGTCTCTAAGCAT contains:
- the LOC124664368 gene encoding putative receptor-like protein kinase At3g47110, producing MGNFLPTLAMPNNSGSIPASLGNLKLLEKLDLSFNHLSGEAQGTYHDQSSYPNSQYGFTCYGHIWLIALERKKQVDVTTLSLGNPISSSVGLMGTIGYAAPEYAGGGQVSTAADVYSFGVILLEIFLRRRPTGDMFKDGLTIVKFTEINFPGRIMEIVDPQLIQELELCQETPATMKGKGVHSLMSMLNIGLCCTKPSPGERINMQEVAAKLHGIRDAYLRGN